In a genomic window of Acidilobus saccharovorans 345-15:
- a CDS encoding hydantoinase B/oxoprolinase family protein: protein MVSWEVVHRATVFIAEEMGVALRRSALSPNIRERADHSCAVVDSDGNIVAQAEHIPVHLGSLRVGVRNLLRAMESEGVELGEGDVVVSNDPYITGTHLNDVTVISPVYVDGRLEGYVVNKAHHVDVGGPAFGSINPDARTIYEEGLVVPPVKIVEGGRLRDDILRLYLANVKYPEASEGDLRAQLAALRVGASRVRELIDRYGRGAVREGWARSIEYARELASSEISSWPEGTYRASDVLEVGPGEGDMVNISAEVSVSRGRARVSLNAPGQLQRPVNAVLGVTYAASSFAIRSLMRADVPVNEGLYSTIEVEAPEGSMLNARPPAPVAAGNLEVSQRVVDVILLAMSAALPDRVPAASSGTMMNVMLGGVDPRTGRTWAYYETIGGGSGARPNGDGVSAVHNNMTNTMNTPIEVAEASYPVVFTAYRVREGSGGAGKYRGGDGIVRSFKVTAPARLSIIASRFRSRPWGLRGGLPGAPARVTIVRASGRAEEVAPFSTVDLGPGDEVIIETPGGGGYGSP from the coding sequence ATGGTAAGCTGGGAGGTAGTGCACAGGGCCACGGTGTTCATAGCGGAGGAGATGGGGGTCGCCCTGAGGAGGTCCGCCCTGTCGCCCAACATAAGGGAGAGAGCCGACCACAGCTGCGCCGTTGTCGACAGTGACGGCAACATAGTGGCCCAGGCCGAGCACATACCAGTCCACCTGGGCTCCCTCAGGGTCGGCGTCAGGAACCTGCTCAGGGCCATGGAGTCCGAGGGCGTGGAGCTCGGGGAGGGCGACGTAGTGGTCTCTAACGACCCCTACATAACTGGGACCCACCTCAACGACGTAACCGTTATCTCGCCGGTCTACGTGGACGGCAGGCTCGAGGGCTACGTTGTCAACAAGGCACACCACGTTGACGTTGGAGGGCCGGCGTTCGGCAGCATAAACCCTGACGCCAGGACGATATACGAGGAGGGCCTCGTAGTTCCTCCAGTGAAGATAGTCGAGGGGGGCAGGCTGAGGGATGACATTCTGAGGCTCTACCTGGCAAACGTGAAGTACCCCGAGGCCTCGGAGGGCGACCTGAGGGCGCAGCTGGCGGCCCTGAGGGTCGGGGCCTCAAGGGTCAGGGAGCTGATAGACAGGTACGGCAGGGGCGCCGTCAGGGAGGGCTGGGCCAGGTCGATTGAATACGCGAGGGAGCTCGCCTCATCCGAGATATCGTCGTGGCCCGAGGGCACCTACAGGGCCTCTGACGTGCTTGAGGTGGGCCCGGGCGAGGGGGACATGGTTAACATAAGCGCGGAGGTCAGCGTCTCGAGGGGGAGGGCGAGGGTCTCACTTAACGCCCCTGGGCAGCTCCAGAGGCCAGTCAACGCAGTCCTTGGGGTGACCTACGCAGCCTCCTCGTTTGCCATAAGGTCCCTCATGAGGGCTGACGTGCCCGTCAACGAGGGGCTCTACTCGACCATAGAGGTGGAGGCGCCGGAGGGCTCAATGCTGAACGCCAGGCCCCCAGCCCCGGTCGCGGCCGGAAACCTTGAGGTCAGCCAGAGGGTTGTTGACGTTATACTCCTGGCCATGTCAGCGGCCCTGCCGGACAGGGTGCCGGCGGCCTCCTCAGGCACCATGATGAACGTCATGCTGGGCGGCGTTGACCCCAGGACGGGGAGGACGTGGGCCTACTACGAGACAATAGGCGGCGGCTCGGGCGCCAGGCCCAACGGCGACGGCGTCTCAGCGGTTCACAACAACATGACCAACACCATGAACACCCCCATAGAGGTCGCGGAGGCCTCGTACCCGGTGGTGTTCACAGCCTACAGGGTAAGGGAGGGCAGCGGGGGAGCCGGCAAATACAGGGGAGGCGACGGCATAGTGAGGTCCTTCAAGGTCACCGCCCCGGCGAGGCTCTCAATAATAGCAAGCAGGTTCAGGTCAAGGCCGTGGGGGCTCAGGGGAGGCCTGCCGGGCGCCCCCGCCAGGGTCACAATAGTGAGGGCCTCGGGCAGGGCTGAGGAGGTCGCGCCCTTCTCCACCGTTGACCTTGGCCCCGGCGACGAGGTGATCATTGAGACGCCCGGGGGAGGCGGCTACGGGAGCCCCTAG
- a CDS encoding hydantoinase/oxoprolinase family protein, with product MDVVAVDVGGTFTDVIYVDSSGSVRLSKVPTTPRRPEDGVVSGVRSVSPSGAFEVLHATTIATNALLGQVGLELPRTALLTTRGFRDVIEIGRQARPRLYDLLFAKPRPLVPRELRFEVDERTLSDGTVVKEVSEPELDEVASRMESMGVEAVAISFINSYANPSNEARARDLLSRRFAYVTASHEVAMEPREYERTSTAVINAALRPIVSRYLSSLRSSLGSMGASSLSVMSSAGGLVDVEEAALRPVQLIESGPAAGAIAASWLARELEVGSAIGFDMGGTTAKASSIVGGEVQVTTEYEVGGEAHHGRVVKGSGYPVRFPFVDLAEVSAGGGTIIWRDEAGALRVGPLSAGADPGPASYGRGGSQPTITDANLVLGRLGTSLAGGAVELRPELAAQALSRLGDPEGVAQEALELAIVEMARAVRLVTVERGLDPSGMTLIAFGGAGPQVAAELADEMGVGRVLVPPDPGLFSALGLLVADSKYEARLPFPRDLEAAFEGLEASLARRLGRVDHFIRLLDVRYSGQGWELTIRAPADLSPASVREEFDRAHEAAYGFTLDRPIEVVAARVFAVISRPKPRLRGPPREGEPRPVAQRRAWIGGSWDEVPIYRRESLPQGFRLRGPAVVEEYSSTTAVPRGWTLEVGPMGVLELRR from the coding sequence TTGGACGTCGTGGCGGTCGACGTGGGAGGCACCTTTACGGACGTGATATACGTTGACAGCTCCGGCTCCGTGAGGCTCTCCAAGGTGCCGACGACTCCCAGGAGGCCCGAGGATGGGGTCGTCAGCGGCGTCCGCTCCGTCTCCCCCTCGGGGGCCTTCGAGGTGCTGCACGCCACCACTATAGCAACCAACGCCCTCCTCGGCCAGGTGGGGCTCGAGCTCCCAAGGACGGCCCTGTTGACCACGAGGGGCTTCAGGGACGTAATAGAGATAGGGAGGCAGGCGAGGCCAAGGCTCTACGACCTCCTCTTCGCCAAGCCGAGGCCGCTGGTGCCGAGGGAGCTCAGGTTTGAGGTGGACGAGAGGACGCTCAGCGACGGCACCGTGGTCAAGGAGGTCAGCGAGCCCGAGCTCGACGAGGTGGCCTCAAGGATGGAGTCCATGGGGGTCGAGGCCGTGGCCATAAGCTTCATCAACAGCTACGCCAACCCCTCCAACGAGGCCAGGGCCAGGGACCTACTGTCGAGGAGGTTCGCTTACGTCACTGCCTCCCACGAGGTCGCCATGGAGCCCAGGGAGTACGAGAGGACCTCAACCGCCGTGATCAACGCGGCCCTGAGGCCCATAGTCTCAAGGTACCTCTCGTCGCTGCGGTCATCGCTGGGCTCCATGGGCGCCTCCTCGCTGTCGGTTATGTCAAGCGCCGGGGGGCTTGTAGACGTCGAGGAGGCGGCCCTGAGGCCCGTGCAGCTGATAGAGTCCGGCCCCGCCGCGGGGGCGATAGCGGCCTCGTGGCTTGCCAGGGAGCTGGAGGTGGGCAGCGCCATAGGCTTCGACATGGGCGGCACCACGGCCAAGGCCAGCTCCATAGTGGGCGGCGAGGTCCAGGTCACAACTGAGTACGAGGTCGGTGGCGAGGCGCACCACGGCAGGGTGGTCAAGGGCTCGGGCTACCCGGTCAGGTTCCCGTTCGTTGACCTTGCTGAGGTCTCGGCCGGGGGAGGGACCATAATATGGAGGGACGAGGCGGGGGCCCTCAGGGTTGGCCCGCTGAGCGCGGGGGCAGACCCGGGGCCGGCGTCATACGGAAGGGGAGGCTCGCAGCCCACCATAACTGACGCCAACCTCGTGCTTGGCAGGCTCGGCACCTCCCTCGCAGGGGGCGCCGTGGAGCTCAGGCCGGAGCTCGCGGCCCAGGCCCTCTCAAGGCTTGGGGACCCCGAGGGCGTCGCCCAGGAGGCCCTGGAGCTGGCCATAGTTGAGATGGCCAGGGCCGTGAGGCTGGTAACTGTTGAGAGGGGCCTGGACCCCTCGGGCATGACGTTAATTGCCTTCGGCGGGGCCGGCCCCCAGGTGGCGGCGGAGCTCGCGGACGAGATGGGGGTCGGCAGGGTCCTCGTGCCCCCTGACCCGGGCCTCTTCTCAGCCCTGGGCCTCCTGGTAGCTGACTCAAAGTACGAGGCCAGGCTCCCGTTCCCGAGGGACCTGGAGGCGGCATTTGAGGGCCTCGAGGCCTCCCTGGCCAGGAGGCTCGGCAGGGTGGACCACTTCATCAGGCTCCTCGACGTGAGGTACAGCGGCCAGGGCTGGGAGCTCACCATAAGGGCCCCGGCGGACCTCTCGCCCGCCTCGGTCAGGGAGGAGTTCGACAGGGCCCACGAGGCGGCCTACGGCTTCACCTTAGACAGGCCGATAGAGGTGGTCGCCGCCAGGGTCTTCGCAGTTATCTCCAGGCCAAAGCCCAGGCTCAGAGGGCCGCCGAGGGAGGGGGAGCCGAGGCCCGTGGCCCAGAGGAGGGCCTGGATAGGCGGCAGCTGGGACGAGGTCCCCATATACAGGAGGGAGTCCCTGCCCCAGGGCTTCAGGCTGAGGGGGCCGGCGGTGGTGGAGGAGTACAGCTCGACCACAGCTGTGCCCAGGGGGTGGACGCTCGAGGTAGGCCCCATGGGTGTCCTGGAGCTGAGGCGGTGA